One window from the genome of Malus domestica chromosome 01, GDT2T_hap1 encodes:
- the LOC103437839 gene encoding peroxidase 4-like — MASNYHLFLLIFVFAAAFLESNCKLTQNFYKSKCPKALSIVQEGVIAAIKNETRIGASLLRLHFHDCFVNGCDASVLLDDTSSFVGEKTAAPNNNSIRGFEVVDQIKAKLEKACPGVVSCADLLALAARDSTVYLGGPSWKVGLGRRDSTTASRSAANTSIPPPTSNISALISSFSAQGLSIRDLVALSGSHTIGLARCTSFRSRIYNDSAIDATFAQSLQGICPRSGNDNNLASLDLQTPTHFDNKYYKNLLKEKGLLHSDQELFNGTTSTDKLVQIYANNTLTFFKHFAVAMVKMGNIDPLTGSQGEIRTNCRKVN; from the exons ATGGCTTCCAATTACCACTTATTCCTACTTATCTTTGTCTTTGCTGCTGCATTTCTTGAATCCAACTGCAAGCTCACTCAAAATTTCTACAAATCCAAATGTCCAAAAGCATTGTCCATTGTGCAAGAAGGAGTTATAGCAGCCATAAAAAACGAAACGCGCATCGGAGCTTCCTTGCTCCGTCTGCATTTCCACGATTGCTTCGTAAAT GGTTGTGATGCGTCGGTGCTGTTGGACGATACATCAAGCTTTGTTGGTGAGAAAACAGCAGCTCCTAACAACAACTCCATTAGAGGATTTGAAGTTGTTGATCAAATTAAAGCCAAGCTTGAGAAAGCATGCCCCGGAGTAGTCTCATGTGCTGATCTTCTAGCTCTTGCTGCGCGTGACTCAACAGTTTAT TTGGGAGGTCCTTCATGGAAAGTTGGTTTGGGAAGAAGAGATTCAACCACTGCTAGCAGAAGTGCTGCCAACACCTCCATTCCTCCACCAACTTCCAATATAAGTGCTTTAATTTCAAGCTTCTCTGCACAAGGCCTCTCCATAAGGGACTTGGTCGCTCTTTCGGGTTCTCACACAATTGGCCTTGCAAGATGCACATCATTCCGCTCACGCATCTACAACGACTCCGCCATCGACGCCACCTTTGCCCAGTCATTGCAGGGAATTTGCCCAAGAAGCGGAAATGACAACAACCTTGCAAGCCTTGACCTGCAGACCCCAACACATTTTGATAACAAGTACTACAAGAATTTGTTGAAAGAAAAGGGACTTCTTCATTCAGACCAGGAGCTCTTCAACGGAACAACTTCTACTGATAAACTGGTTCAAATTTATGCAAATAACACATTGACATTCTTCAAGCACTTTGCCGTGGCCATGGTCAAAATGGGAAACATCGATCCTCTTACTGGAAGTCAAGGTGAAATCAGAACTAATTGCAGAAAAGTGAACTAA
- the LOC103406432 gene encoding protein NRT1/ PTR FAMILY 5.1-like: MEAKAAGYTRDGTVNLWGRPVLASETGKWKACSFLIGYEAFERMAFYGIASNLVNYLTTQLHEDTVSSVRNVNNWSGAVWMTPVLGAYIADSYLGRFWTFTVSSLIYVMGMMFLTMAVSLKSFKPSCINGICNKASNSQIAFFYISLYTIAIGSGGTKPNISTFGADQFDDFDPHEKQLKASFFNWWMFSSFLGALVATLGLVYIQENLGWGLGYAIPTVGLVLSLFIFYFGTPIYRRKVSKTKSPAIYFIQIPFAAYKNRKFQLPTDPSQLHEFEPQHYTNSGKRQMYHTPIFRFLDKAAIKYGGNTDASTRPPCTVTQVEGTKLVVGMAIIWLVTLIPSTIWAQINTLFVKQGTTLDRSLGGQFQIPAASLGSFVTLSMLLSVPLYDRYFVPLVRARTKNPRGITLLQRLGIGFLIQVIAIAVAYAVEVKRMHVIRVHHVNGPKEIVPMSIFWLLPQYVLLGIADVFNAIGLLEFFYDQSPEDMQSLGTTFFTSGIGVGNFLNSFLVTMVDKVTGRNGGKSWIADNLNDCHLDYHYGFLMVISTLNLGAFLWASCKYIYKKEYVEVEEGCVLNMVEGQAIPTPPLGLQV, encoded by the exons ATGGAAGCCAAAGCTGCTGGTTACACCCGAGACGGCACGGTCAATCTCTGGGGCCGCCCTGTGCTGGCCTCCGAGACTGGAAAATGGAAAGCTTGTTCTTTTCTTATTG GATACGAAGCATTTGAGAGGATGGCCTTCTATGGAATAGCTTCCAATTTGGTGAATTACTTGACCACCCAACTTCATGAAGACACAGTTTCTTCAGTCAGGAATGTCAATAATTGGTCTGGAGCAGTATGGATGACACCGGTTCTAGGGGCTTACATAGCTGACTCTTACTTGGGTCGTTTCTGGACTTTCACTGTCTCCTCCCTCATTTACGTCATG GGAATGATGTTTCTGACAATGGCTGTTTCACTCAAAAGCTTCAAACCAAGCTGCATCAATGGCATTTGCAACAAGGCCTCTAATTCACAGATTGCATTCTTCTACATTTCTCTCTACACCATAGCCATAGGTTCTGGAGGGACAAAACCCAACATATCCACCTTTGGGGCAGACCAGTTTGACGATTTTGACCCCCATGAGAAACAGCTCAAGGCCTCATTTTTCAACTGGTGGATGTTCAGCTCTTTCTTGGGTGCCCTAGTTGCAACTCTTGGCCTTGTTTATATTCAGGAAAACTTGGGTTGGGGGTTAGGCTATGCTATCCCCACAGTTGGTCTCGTGTTATCCTTGTTCATCTTTTATTTTGGAACCCCAATATATAGGCGCAAAGTTAGTAAGACCAAAAGCCCTGCAAtatatttcattcaaattccctTTGCTGCCTACAAAAACCGAAAATTTCAGCTTCCGACCGATCCATCACAGCTTCATGAGTTTGAGCCGCAACATTACACTAATAGCGGTAAACGCCAGATGTACCACACCCCGATTTTCAg GTTTTTGGACAAAGCTGCTATAAAATATGGCGGCAACACAGACGCCTCAACGAGGCCACCATGCACAGTGACTCAGGTTGAAGGAACAAAGCTTGTTGTAGGAATGGCCATAATATGGCTTGTCACACTAATTCCTAGTACTATTTGGGCACAAATCAACactctttttgtcaaacaagGTACCACCCTCGACCGAAGTTTAGGTGGACAATTCCAAATCCCCGCAGCCTCCTTGGGGAGCTTTGTGACCCTCTCAATGCTTCTATCCGTGCCTCTGTACGACCGTTACTTTGTGCCACTCGTACGTGCTAGAACTAAAAACCCTAGGGGAATCACACTTCTCCAAAGGCTTGGCATTGGATTTCTGATACAAGTTATAGCCATTGCAGTTGCTTATGCTGTGGAAGTTAAGAGAATGCATGTGATTAGAGTGCACCATGTTAACGGGCCTAAAGAAATAGTACCCATGAGCATTTTTTGGTTGCTGCCCCAGTATGTGCTACTAGGGATAGCTGATGTGTTCAATGCAATTGGATTGTTAGAGTTTTTCTATGACCAGTCACCGGAGGACATGCAGAGTCTTGGGACAACTTTTTTCACAAGCGGGATTGGGGTTGGTAACTTCTTGAATAGCTTTTTGGTAACTATGGTGGATAAAGTTACCGGGAGAAATGGGGGTAAAAGTTGGATTGCGGATAACTTGAATGACTGTCACTTGGATTATCACTACGGATTTCTTATGGTCATATCTACTCTCAATTTAGGGGCATTTTTGTGGGCATCTTGCAAATATATTTACAAAAAGGAGTATGTGGAAGTGGAGGAGGGCTGTGTACTTAATATGGTGGAGGGTCAAGCAATCCCCACTCCTCCACTTGGACTACAAGTCTAA
- the LOC103406455 gene encoding uncharacterized protein: protein MVAFSFEEDDFDIAWREEEGEISESTVLEEPEIAQLETFRGPGRCYVMERYYKKQCLNPSPNIPDSPPLPSNISGSPHPPSSIPSSAQQSEITELDEILANLPADPGLRRRMLDYPLNCRESIPGGSGSDVFTTKGFTNWRKGPENFRVHEGGVGSLHNKAMQQAKDLMTQKQHIETFVIKQTDEARVNYHTLLSGALDCTRWLLRQGLAFRGHDESLKSSNRGNYIELMQFLADHNEKVRKVVFENAPKNLKYTSSDIQKDLVRACAIETINAITKDMEGTFFSLLVDGSRDASNKEQMAVVLRYVNKKGEAIEKFLGVQHVSSTTSSSLEEAIERLFATTNLSMSKLRGQGYDGASNMRGELNGLKATILNKYPQAFYIHCFAHQLQLALVFVAKENEDVANFFINANRLVNLIGSSCKRRDALREKQQEQIQKLFILVILKRVNG, encoded by the exons ATGGTTGCCTTttcttttgaggaagatgaTTTTGACATTGCTTGGAGGGAAGAGGAAGGGGAAATCTCTGAGAGTACTGTGTTAGAGGAGCCCGAGATTGCTCAATTGGAAACTTTTCGAGGACCTGGTCGATG TTACGTAATGGAACGATATTATAAGAAACAGTGCTTAAATCCTTCTCCAAATATTCCGGATAGTCCTCCTCTTCCTTCAAATATTTCAGGTAGTCCTCATCCTCCTTCTAGTATTCCGAGTAGTGCACAACAAAGTGAGATTACTGAGTTGGATGAAATATTAGCTAATCTTCCGGCAGACCCTGGACTGAGACGTCGAATGCTTGATTATCCACTCAATTGTCGTGAATCAATTC CGGGTGGTAGTGGAAGTGATGTCTTCACTACAAAAGGGTTTACAAATTGGAGGAAAGGACCCGAAAATTTTCGAGTCCACGAGGGAGGTGTTGGAAGTCTTCATAATAAAGCTATGCAACAAGCTAAAGACTTGATgacacaaaaacaacacattGAAACATTTGTGATCAAGCAAACTGATGAAGCTCGCGTTAATTATCACACTTTACTGAGTGGAGCACTTGATTGCACAAGATGGTTGTTGCGACAAGGTTTGGCTTTTCGTGGGCACGATGAATCTTTGAAATCGAGCAATAGGGGTAATTACATAGAGCTTATGCAATTTCTTGCCGATCATAATGAGAAAGTTAGAAAGGTTGTGTTTGAGAATGCTCCCAAGAATCTCAAGTATACTTCTTCCGATATTCAAAAGGATCTTGTTCGTGCTTGTGCTATTGAAACTATTAATGCAATCACTAAAGATATGGAaggtacatttttttctcttttggttgatgGATCACGTGATGCTTCAAATAAAGAGCAAATGGCGGTGGTATTGCGTTATGTGAACAAAAAAGGAGAAGCAATTGAAAAGTTTTTGGGTGTTCAACATGTCTCCTCTACAACTAGTAGCTCACTTGAAGAGGCTATTGAGAGATTGTTCGCTACAACAAATTTGAGTATGTCCAAGTTACGAGGACAAGGCTATGATGGAGCTAGTAATATGAGAGGTGAGTTAAATGGTCTTAAAGCAACGATTTTGAACAAATATCCTCAAGCATTTTATATTCATTGTTTTGCACACCAACTCCAACTAGCTCTTGTATTTGTGGCAAAGGAAAATGAGGATGTTgccaatttcttcatcaatgctAATAGATTGGTGAATCTTATTGGATCTTCGTGCAAGCGTCGTGATGCATTGAGAGagaaacaacaagaacaaattcAAAAGCTCTTCATCTTGGTAATCTTgaaacgggtaaatggttaa
- the LOC103437828 gene encoding uncharacterized protein yields the protein MEAEPSRRRLRSRNPLSDCTNTISSTTTTAGSCQSSSASTPALKRQNPKLASVTRNLFSALTPKPSAVPPPIPSTPPRPPPVSSSASGTSVREALEPCSVYTRRQTAVKRKGKGKENAGSWSCPPAPKTRNARKQTKESGHNSASKESMAPHKKKQRAVPASEKQRAYFEEIEEKRKYFAEIDAFELSEEEVDSVD from the exons atggaAGCTGAGCCATCGAGAAGAAGACTGAGGTCCCGAAACCCTCTCTCGGATTGCACCAACACCAtttcctccaccaccaccaccgccggCTCTTGTCAGTCCTCGTCCGCCTCCACCCCCGCGCTCAAACGCCAGAATCCCAAGCTCGCCTCCGTCACTAGGAACCTCTTCTCCGCTTTAACCCCTAAACCCTCTGCAGTCCCGCCGCCGATTCCGTCCACTCCTCCTCGTCCTCCTCCCGTCTCGTCCTCTGCTTCTG GTACCAGCGTTCGTGAGGCTCTTGAACCTTGTTCAGTGTATACTCGAAGACAGACTGCAGTAAAAAGGAAGGgtaaagggaaggaaaatgctGGATCCTGGAGTTGTCCTCCCGCACCAAAGACCCGGAATGCTAG GAAACAGACAAAGGAAAGCGGACACAACAGTGCATCCAAGGAATCAATGGCTCCTCACAAAAAG AAGCAGCGTGCAGTACCAGCTTCGGAGAAGCAGAGAGCTTACTTTGAAGAGATTGAGGAGAAGAGAAAATACTTCGCAGAGATCGATGCATTTGAACTGTCAGAAGAGGAAGTTGATTCAGTTGATTAG